In a genomic window of Candidatus Babeliales bacterium:
- a CDS encoding GIY-YIG nuclease family protein, translating into MLYVYILKSIKNPEKTYVGFTNSIDHRLRLHNDGKSSYTAKYKPWALVGYTAFQEESHAILFEKYLKSGSGKVFLKKHFLQGLSSEAT; encoded by the coding sequence ATGCTTTATGTTTATATCCTTAAATCGATTAAAAACCCTGAAAAAACATATGTGGGCTTCACCAATTCAATTGATCATCGATTACGCCTCCACAATGACGGAAAATCAAGTTATACCGCAAAGTATAAGCCTTGGGCTTTGGTTGGCTATACCGCTTTTCAAGAAGAATCACATGCTATCCTTTTTGAAAAATATTTGAAATCTGGCTCTGGTAAAGTCTTTTTAAAGAAGCATTTTTTACAGGGCCTGTCCTCCGAAGCCACGTAG